The proteins below come from a single Mercenaria mercenaria strain notata chromosome 3, MADL_Memer_1, whole genome shotgun sequence genomic window:
- the LOC128546096 gene encoding uncharacterized protein LOC128546096 isoform X2, giving the protein MQVSLNEGAHQLRLYAQGPNGVDPLTESCLRDAGTRIIPCASVLVRLVKVTRGSGGKALESSKVPKGDWLRMGLWQPRPKYSDRVYYSTKAMPTRGETRLFHSMMRRTRRTIREVIALVASAKESFLRSDKNMEEYIRNQLTKTPDTKTLEQDLNFVCQYSPKHGIKVAIDSAVNLPWSNFTHAHMCLNPPAAFYLGAPHATYDKLTFTELLDVRSTNTSPQWKDGFKHFPRRSYHRFLTMIIHLQEISVSVAKENYKYGLLEQAWTAVQIFTDKYCTTQAFQLPLFAGSPSQTILKQLAREPCKEWMERNIRNNGIHLLEGSAIFVRVADARRDDELVSDISHNKLVEVNTDYIPVGLEESYSRERPGKPLESLVPVGKTPEQFVDNLKVKFKSLVYKLYEEGNVNK; this is encoded by the exons ATGCAA gTGTCCTTGAATGAGGGAGCTCATCAACTAAGGTTGTATGCCCAGGGACCCAATGGCGTGGACCCCCTCACAGAATCCTGCCTGCGTGATGCTGGTACAAGGATCATACCCTGTGCCTCAGTTCTTGTCAGACTTGTCAAAGTTACCAGAGGCTCTGGTGGAAAGGCCCtagaa tCGAGTAAAGTTCCAAAGGGAGACTGGCTACGTATGGGATTATGGCAGCCACGTCCAAAATACTCGGACCGTGTATACTACTCCACAAAGGCCATGCCAACACGCGGGGAGACTCGGCTATTCCACAGTATGATGAGACGGACAAGGAGAACGATTCGAGAAGTTATAGCCCTCGTTGCCTCGGCTAAGGAAAGCTTCCTGAGAAGTGATAAAAACATGGAAGAATATATCAGA aatcaGTTGACCAAAACGCCAGATACAAAAACGTTGGAGCAAGATCTCAACTTTGTTTGTCAGTATAGTCCTAAACATGGAATAAAG GTAGCAATAGACAGTGCAGTAAACCTGCCATGGTCAAACTTTACCCATGCCCACATGTGTCTCAATCCACCGGCTGCCTTCTATCTG GGTGCTCCTCATGCAACTTACGACAAGTTGACATTTACAGAACTTCTGGATGTCCGCAGTACAAACACCTCACCCCAGTGGAAAGATGGCTTCAAG CATTTTCCCCGCCGTTCGTATCATCGTTTCCTCACCATGATCATCCATCTACAAGAAATCTCAGTCAGTGTAGCGAAGGAAAACTACAAATATGGTCTCCTAGAGCAG GCTTGGACAGCAGTGCAAATATTTACAGATAAGTATTGTACAACACAGGCATTCCAACTTCCTTTGTTTGCTGGTTCCCCCTCACAGACGATACTCAAACAGTTGGCACGGGAACCATGCAAGGAATGGATGGAGAGGAACATCAGAAATAATGGG ATACATTTGTTAGAGGGATCTGCTATATTTGTACGCGTAGCAGATGCTCGGAGAGACGATGAACTTGTTTCAGATATTTCGCACAACAAACTG GTTGAAGTGAACACAGACTATATCCCAGTTGGTCTGGAGGAAAGTTATTCTCGAGAAAGGCCCGGTAAACCTCTCGAGTCTTTGGTACCTGTTGGAAAAACACCGGAACAATTCGTAGAtaatctcaaggtcaagttcaagagT CTTGTATACAAGTTATACGAGGAAGGTAATGTAAACAAGTaa
- the LOC128546096 gene encoding uncharacterized protein LOC128546096 isoform X1, with amino-acid sequence MQASWSQVSLNEGAHQLRLYAQGPNGVDPLTESCLRDAGTRIIPCASVLVRLVKVTRGSGGKALESSKVPKGDWLRMGLWQPRPKYSDRVYYSTKAMPTRGETRLFHSMMRRTRRTIREVIALVASAKESFLRSDKNMEEYIRNQLTKTPDTKTLEQDLNFVCQYSPKHGIKVAIDSAVNLPWSNFTHAHMCLNPPAAFYLGAPHATYDKLTFTELLDVRSTNTSPQWKDGFKHFPRRSYHRFLTMIIHLQEISVSVAKENYKYGLLEQAWTAVQIFTDKYCTTQAFQLPLFAGSPSQTILKQLAREPCKEWMERNIRNNGIHLLEGSAIFVRVADARRDDELVSDISHNKLVEVNTDYIPVGLEESYSRERPGKPLESLVPVGKTPEQFVDNLKVKFKSLVYKLYEEGNVNK; translated from the exons ATGCAA GCAAGTTGGTCACag gTGTCCTTGAATGAGGGAGCTCATCAACTAAGGTTGTATGCCCAGGGACCCAATGGCGTGGACCCCCTCACAGAATCCTGCCTGCGTGATGCTGGTACAAGGATCATACCCTGTGCCTCAGTTCTTGTCAGACTTGTCAAAGTTACCAGAGGCTCTGGTGGAAAGGCCCtagaa tCGAGTAAAGTTCCAAAGGGAGACTGGCTACGTATGGGATTATGGCAGCCACGTCCAAAATACTCGGACCGTGTATACTACTCCACAAAGGCCATGCCAACACGCGGGGAGACTCGGCTATTCCACAGTATGATGAGACGGACAAGGAGAACGATTCGAGAAGTTATAGCCCTCGTTGCCTCGGCTAAGGAAAGCTTCCTGAGAAGTGATAAAAACATGGAAGAATATATCAGA aatcaGTTGACCAAAACGCCAGATACAAAAACGTTGGAGCAAGATCTCAACTTTGTTTGTCAGTATAGTCCTAAACATGGAATAAAG GTAGCAATAGACAGTGCAGTAAACCTGCCATGGTCAAACTTTACCCATGCCCACATGTGTCTCAATCCACCGGCTGCCTTCTATCTG GGTGCTCCTCATGCAACTTACGACAAGTTGACATTTACAGAACTTCTGGATGTCCGCAGTACAAACACCTCACCCCAGTGGAAAGATGGCTTCAAG CATTTTCCCCGCCGTTCGTATCATCGTTTCCTCACCATGATCATCCATCTACAAGAAATCTCAGTCAGTGTAGCGAAGGAAAACTACAAATATGGTCTCCTAGAGCAG GCTTGGACAGCAGTGCAAATATTTACAGATAAGTATTGTACAACACAGGCATTCCAACTTCCTTTGTTTGCTGGTTCCCCCTCACAGACGATACTCAAACAGTTGGCACGGGAACCATGCAAGGAATGGATGGAGAGGAACATCAGAAATAATGGG ATACATTTGTTAGAGGGATCTGCTATATTTGTACGCGTAGCAGATGCTCGGAGAGACGATGAACTTGTTTCAGATATTTCGCACAACAAACTG GTTGAAGTGAACACAGACTATATCCCAGTTGGTCTGGAGGAAAGTTATTCTCGAGAAAGGCCCGGTAAACCTCTCGAGTCTTTGGTACCTGTTGGAAAAACACCGGAACAATTCGTAGAtaatctcaaggtcaagttcaagagT CTTGTATACAAGTTATACGAGGAAGGTAATGTAAACAAGTaa
- the LOC123523799 gene encoding uncharacterized protein LOC123523799 yields MDTRKILVRKDRFMTEGSVLYRLLREDENPLAEGIKAKLPLDESLPLSHVRNGSRKNSQWISTTASIEAVEKFVRLRRKKRGSRSVCRVVKINRKKLENYAKECELNVEQDLPLHQETFCGNGFWENVVPFEKKTGKILDLTKMEVLDTYLPKQPNVQKFNERARSLRQNIMRFLLNASFQLTAFMFVVNIPIRLNINEVVVGFYVTPTQ; encoded by the exons ATGGATACACGCAAAATACTG GTTCGGAAAGATCGGTTCATGACTGAGGGCTCCGTATTGTATCGTCTTCTTAGGGAAGATGAAAATCCATTAGCCGAAGGGATAAAAGCAAAACTGCCTCTTGATGAAAGTCTTCCGTTGTCACATGTTCGAAACGGATCAAGAAAAAATTCCCAATGGATATCAACAACTGCATCTATAGAGGCTGTTGAAAAATTTGTACGATTAAGAAGGAAGAAACGCGGGAGTCGATCAGTGTGCAGAGTTGTCAAgataaataggaaaaaacttgaaaattatgCAAAAGAATGTGAACTGAATGTAGAACAGGATTTACCACTACATCAAGAGACATTTTGCGGCAATGGATTCTGGGAAAATGTCGTTCCTTTTGAGAAGAAAACTGGAAAAATATTAGATTTGACTAAAATGGAGGTCTTAGATACGTATCTTCCGAAACAACCAAATGTTCAAAAATTTAACGAAAGAGCAAGAAGTTTGCGACAAAATATCATGAGGTTCTTGTTGAACGCTTCATTCCAGCTAACTGCT TTTATGTTCGTTGTAAATATACCTATCCGTTTGAATATAAATGAAgttgttgttgggttttacgtcactCCGACACAATAA
- the LOC123523800 gene encoding uncharacterized protein LOC123523800 has translation MAGRTRLYRLLRDDENPMEDGIIAKRPLADETPLKHIRNGSQRNSQWISTSRYLSDVDNFIKLKRKKEGMLTRCRVVEIDEQKLQIHAETCRNEMQQIQNNVMKMLGYIPQNIDALLHKFTEQTIGEILDFTDQSVMDTHIPFNPLRPHENERARGYARKYSEVLVERFIPADCCIYIYNR, from the coding sequence ATGGCGGGCAGAACCAGACTTTACCGACTTCTTAGAGATGATGAAAATCCGATGGAGGACGGAATTATAGCCAAACGTCCTCTTGCAGACGAGACTCCGCTGAAACATATTCGAAATGGATCTCAGAGAAACTCTCAGTGGATCTCGACATCAAGATATCTATCTGATGTtgacaattttataaaacttaaaagaaaaaaggAGGGAATGTTAACAAGGTGTAGGGTTGTTGAAATAGATGAACAAAAATTACAGATACATGCAGAAACATGCAGAAACGAAATGCAACAAATTCAAAACAATGTGATGAAAATGCTGGGTTATATACCTCAAAATATTGATGCATTGCTGCATAAGTTTACTGAACAAACAATAGGTGAAATTCTAGACTTTACAGATCAAAGTGTAATGGACACACATATCCCTTTCAATCCTTTAAGACCACATGAAAACGAAAGGGCACGAGGTTACGCAAGGAAATACAGTGAGGTTCTCGTTGAGCGCTTTATTCCGGCGGACTGTTGCATTTACATCTACAACAGATGA